The following are encoded together in the Campylobacteraceae bacterium genome:
- the pobA gene encoding 4-hydroxybenzoate 3-monooxygenase, producing MENKKTQVAIIGAGPSGLLLGLLLDKQGIDNIILERVTGDYVLGRIRAGVLEQGFAKLVREAGASKRMDEEGEVHDSVEFAFNDERIELKLKELTGESVIVYGQVDITKDMMKVREEKGLETVYEASKVQPHDVKTDAPYITYTKDGKEFTLACDYIAGCDGFHGISRKSIPNDVKTEYEKVYPFGWLGLMADVKPINTHLIYAKNDRGFALASMRSKTRSRYYIQVPLDDKIEDWSDDAFWEEFEKRMPKSARKNLVKGPSIEKSIVPTRSFICEPLQYGNLFLLGDAGHIVPPTGAKGLNLAASDVSTLYKILTRVYKEGDKKCIEQYSAIALRRIWNGVRFSWWMTDLLHNFDENKDAFDKKMEESELKYFLNSDAGKQVIAEQYVGLPYEDLK from the coding sequence ATGGAAAATAAAAAAACACAAGTTGCTATTATAGGAGCTGGTCCTTCTGGTTTGTTATTGGGTTTATTACTAGATAAACAAGGAATAGATAATATCATTTTAGAACGTGTTACAGGAGATTATGTTTTAGGAAGAATTAGAGCAGGTGTTTTGGAACAAGGTTTTGCTAAATTGGTTAGAGAAGCAGGTGCTTCTAAAAGAATGGATGAAGAAGGTGAAGTTCACGACAGTGTTGAATTTGCTTTTAATGATGAAAGAATAGAACTTAAATTAAAAGAATTAACCGGTGAAAGCGTTATTGTATATGGACAAGTTGATATTACGAAAGATATGATGAAAGTAAGAGAAGAAAAAGGCCTAGAAACTGTTTATGAAGCAAGTAAGGTACAACCGCACGATGTTAAAACAGATGCTCCTTATATTACCTATACAAAAGATGGAAAAGAATTCACCCTAGCGTGTGATTATATTGCTGGTTGTGATGGTTTCCATGGAATTTCTAGAAAAAGCATTCCCAATGATGTTAAAACAGAATACGAAAAAGTTTATCCTTTTGGTTGGTTAGGTTTAATGGCTGATGTAAAACCAATTAACACACATCTAATTTATGCTAAAAATGATAGAGGTTTTGCCCTAGCTTCTATGAGATCAAAAACAAGATCAAGATATTATATACAAGTTCCACTTGATGATAAAATTGAAGACTGGAGTGATGATGCTTTTTGGGAAGAGTTCGAAAAAAGGATGCCAAAAAGTGCAAGAAAGAATTTAGTAAAAGGCCCTAGTATTGAAAAAAGCATAGTGCCTACGCGTTCTTTTATTTGTGAACCCTTACAATATGGAAATCTTTTTTTATTAGGTGATGCTGGACATATAGTACCTCCTACAGGAGCAAAAGGTCTGAATCTAGCTGCTTCTGATGTATCTACCTTATATAAGATATTGACAAGAGTCTATAAAGAAGGGGATAAAAAATGCATAGAACAATATTCAGCAATAGCGCTTCGAAGAATTTGGAATGGAGTTAGATTTTCTTGGTGGATGACAGACTTATTGCATAATTTCGATGAAAATAAAGATGCTTTTGACAAAAAAATGGAAGAATCTGAACTTAAATATTTTCTTAATTCAGATGCGGGAAAACAAGTAATTGCAGAACAATATGTAGGTCTTCCTTATGAGGATTTGAAATAA
- a CDS encoding DMT family transporter, producing MLISAVCLALMGAFAKVLASSMPSIEIVFFRNIIGVFLISLTFLKKPLKQVGGKPWLLFFRAAIGLLAMLSFFYNLANISLVEAITYSRMSPIFTAIFALWFLREKIGKKGWLAIFIGFIGMLFVMQPEGLFFEKTHLFGLLNAVCAALAFTSIRELKKYYDTRSIVLSFMAMGVIIPFLAMGISPYYKSDIFFFMMGEFILPTPNQWIYLLGIGITASLGQIYMTKAYGASKAGLVAAAGYSVIIFSLLIGLILGDSLPNILGFIGIITIISGGVLIAKEKN from the coding sequence ATGCTTATTTCTGCTGTATGCCTTGCTTTAATGGGCGCTTTTGCCAAAGTACTTGCTTCCTCTATGCCAAGTATTGAAATAGTTTTTTTTAGAAATATTATTGGTGTTTTTTTAATAAGTTTAACTTTTTTAAAAAAACCTCTTAAACAAGTAGGTGGAAAACCATGGCTTTTGTTTTTCAGAGCAGCTATTGGTTTATTGGCTATGCTTTCTTTTTTCTACAACCTTGCTAATATCTCCTTAGTTGAGGCCATCACTTATTCTAGGATGTCACCTATATTTACGGCTATCTTTGCACTATGGTTTTTAAGAGAAAAAATTGGGAAAAAGGGATGGTTGGCTATTTTTATAGGTTTTATTGGTATGTTATTCGTAATGCAACCAGAGGGGTTATTTTTTGAAAAGACTCATCTTTTTGGGCTTTTGAATGCTGTTTGTGCTGCATTAGCATTTACAAGTATAAGAGAACTCAAAAAATATTATGATACAAGAAGCATTGTATTAAGTTTTATGGCTATGGGAGTTATTATTCCTTTTTTAGCCATGGGTATTTCTCCTTATTATAAAAGTGATATCTTCTTTTTTATGATGGGAGAATTTATTCTTCCCACTCCTAATCAATGGATATATTTATTAGGAATTGGAATCACTGCTTCATTAGGCCAAATTTATATGACAAAAGCATATGGAGCAAGTAAAGCGGGGCTTGTAGCAGCAGCAGGATACTCAGTTATTATCTTTTCTTTACTTATTGGGCTTATTTTAGGAGATTCTTTACCTAATATATTGGGTTTTATTGGTATTATTACAATAATTAGTGGTGGAGTCTTAATTGCAAAAGAAAAAAATTAA
- a CDS encoding helix-turn-helix domain-containing protein produces the protein MLKLETMKNETENKDIVTAFIKGLNVIKAFSYENTSMTLSDVAKKVDITRASARRLLLTLESLGYVHQDGTFFSLTPKIIDLGYSYFASLPWTDLAHKNMKHVVDACKLSCSISILDDSNIICIMRIPATRILNEGIHVGTRLPALYTSTGRLFMAHMDDESLNKYIKDSVFVKHTQKSIIDPKVLLAKIRKDRNNPYQMVEEELEDGLLSIAVPIYGRENKLIGAMNIGSHMSYKNTQDIEKNVLPMLIKAAKETSEAIILLQH, from the coding sequence ATGTTAAAGTTGGAAACTATGAAAAATGAAACTGAAAATAAAGATATTGTCACTGCGTTTATTAAAGGACTTAATGTAATTAAAGCCTTTAGTTATGAGAATACAAGCATGACTCTATCTGATGTTGCAAAAAAAGTTGATATTACAAGAGCCAGTGCCAGACGTTTATTATTAACATTAGAGTCTTTAGGTTATGTACATCAAGATGGAACATTTTTTTCTCTAACTCCTAAAATTATAGATTTAGGTTATAGTTATTTTGCATCTTTACCATGGACAGACTTAGCACATAAAAATATGAAACATGTAGTAGATGCCTGCAAATTATCTTGTTCAATCTCTATTTTGGATGATTCTAATATTATTTGTATAATGAGAATTCCTGCTACTAGAATTTTAAATGAAGGAATTCACGTAGGGACTAGATTACCAGCACTTTATACCTCAACAGGAAGATTATTCATGGCACATATGGATGATGAAAGTCTAAATAAATATATAAAAGATTCCGTTTTTGTTAAACATACCCAAAAAAGCATTATTGACCCCAAAGTATTATTAGCAAAAATAAGAAAAGACAGGAATAATCCTTATCAAATGGTAGAAGAAGAACTAGAAGATGGTTTATTATCTATTGCTGTTCCTATTTATGGAAGAGAGAATAAATTAATAGGGGCTATGAATATTGGCTCTCATATGAGTTATAAAAATACCCAAGACATTGAAAAAAATGTTCTTCCTATGTTAATTAAAGCAGCAAAAGAGACTTCAGAAGCTATTATTCTTTTACAGCACTAA
- a CDS encoding ankyrin repeat domain-containing protein, giving the protein MIKKFLNKKTYTEIDLLNELLKPLFNIEKLDEIFNKTINIDYLNEQEESFLHLCSKKGLKDSIQWLLKKGASTNITNKEGCTVLFYAIHANNISLLNTLIEHGANVNHLNIYKRNVLQDTVLSAKNRLVDFLIEKTKDINNCDTYGHNLIFDALANGDIDTIIKITKLKNLNINQKNNDGNTVLHKEIILKNNELAILLMDLGMDPTIQDKKGKNFLFYAVSKGIQNANILEKAVSLGCNINSRSAQNSTILMESINHFLNTNIEDTSTRASHLEMIKKLIAKGVKIDALDDQNETAFFKATRSENKDLIELFISSRKIDINHQNIKGESVLFSLIYKGLNNLELIKMYLNKMANPNIVNKEGKSIIEILIDIILHVQNNKKITKELENQLHDNGEYFTVLLEILSASKVDLNQKNSLGKPLFFDTLMHFNYSLFKIFRDNEQNINAKDKEGRNIIFNLLELDLKSGIKNRDEYLETLQNLFNLGVNINEKDNIGDTALHKAVTRSCEYTVKLLLEAKPNFFAIDKKGRSIIHQCIWKDNSRYFKLIHSYNNEIINITDSFGVRPINYAAFMGKRVLVLDMINAGALINNDTEKTKDILKFFEKFHKNILNIQKNLSSAAHKRNLQILATTMIKEFNIKEESKQ; this is encoded by the coding sequence ATGATTAAAAAGTTTTTAAATAAAAAAACATATACGGAAATTGATTTATTAAATGAATTACTCAAACCTCTTTTTAATATAGAAAAACTTGATGAAATTTTTAACAAAACTATAAATATTGATTATTTAAATGAGCAAGAAGAAAGTTTTTTGCATCTTTGTTCTAAAAAGGGCTTAAAAGATTCAATACAGTGGTTACTAAAAAAGGGAGCCTCAACCAATATTACCAATAAAGAAGGTTGCACTGTTCTTTTTTATGCAATACATGCCAATAATATCTCCTTGTTAAATACGCTTATTGAACATGGTGCAAATGTCAATCATCTTAATATTTACAAAAGAAATGTATTGCAAGATACCGTACTTTCTGCAAAAAACAGACTTGTCGATTTTTTAATTGAAAAAACAAAAGATATAAATAACTGTGATACTTATGGTCATAATCTTATATTTGATGCCCTTGCGAATGGTGACATTGATACAATAATTAAAATTACAAAATTAAAGAATCTTAATATTAATCAAAAAAACAATGATGGAAATACTGTTTTACATAAAGAAATAATCTTAAAAAACAATGAATTGGCTATTTTATTAATGGATTTAGGAATGGATCCAACCATTCAAGATAAAAAAGGAAAGAATTTTTTATTTTATGCTGTTTCAAAAGGCATTCAGAATGCAAATATTTTAGAAAAAGCTGTTTCACTTGGCTGTAATATAAACTCAAGATCTGCACAAAACTCCACCATTTTAATGGAATCAATTAACCATTTTTTAAATACCAATATTGAAGATACAAGTACCAGAGCTTCCCATTTAGAAATGATTAAAAAACTTATTGCAAAAGGTGTAAAAATTGATGCTTTAGACGACCAAAATGAAACTGCTTTTTTTAAAGCAACAAGAAGTGAAAATAAAGACTTAATTGAATTATTTATATCCAGTAGAAAAATAGATATTAATCATCAAAATATTAAGGGAGAAAGTGTTTTATTTTCTTTAATCTATAAAGGTTTAAATAATCTGGAATTAATAAAAATGTATTTAAACAAAATGGCCAATCCTAATATTGTAAATAAAGAGGGCAAGAGTATTATTGAAATACTAATTGATATCATTCTTCATGTACAAAATAATAAAAAAATCACCAAAGAATTAGAAAATCAGCTGCATGATAATGGAGAGTATTTTACTGTTTTATTAGAAATATTATCTGCTTCAAAAGTAGATTTAAATCAAAAAAACTCTTTAGGAAAACCTTTATTTTTTGATACTCTTATGCATTTTAATTATTCTTTATTTAAAATTTTTAGAGACAATGAACAAAATATAAATGCAAAAGATAAAGAAGGCAGAAATATAATTTTTAATCTTTTAGAACTTGACCTAAAAAGTGGTATCAAAAACAGAGATGAATATCTAGAAACACTTCAGAATCTCTTTAACTTAGGTGTTAATATCAATGAAAAAGACAATATTGGAGATACCGCTTTACATAAAGCAGTTACTAGATCCTGTGAATATACCGTTAAATTATTACTTGAAGCGAAACCTAATTTTTTTGCTATTGATAAAAAAGGCCGAAGTATTATTCATCAATGTATTTGGAAAGACAATTCACGCTACTTTAAACTCATTCATTCCTACAATAATGAAATTATTAATATAACAGATAGTTTTGGAGTAAGACCCATTAATTATGCTGCATTTATGGGAAAACGGGTTCTTGTATTAGATATGATAAATGCAGGTGCTCTAATTAACAACGATACTGAAAAAACGAAGGATATTCTTAAATTCTTTGAAAAATTTCATAAGAATATTCTCAATATTCAAAAAAATCTCTCTTCAGCTGCACATAAAAGAAACCTACAAATCTTAGCAACAACAATGATTAAAGAATTTAATATCAAAGAAGAAAGTAAGCAATAA
- a CDS encoding LysE family translocator: MNIEVLITYAFVSFFYVISPGPAVFLALHNGMTYDLKVLSISSFANICALFILSAVSISGLGVILATSSSLFMGVKIVGALYLLYLGVKQFRNAKKSKIIKEDKKDKKEHSSLHYFLEAFILAITNPKPIIFFIALFPQFLNLQSEILPQFFVMTGIFMFFSFISLFAYGYMAKKAKHLFNNERKMAWFHRVTGGIFIALGIALLQLKSV; encoded by the coding sequence ATGAATATTGAAGTTTTAATCACCTACGCTTTTGTTTCGTTTTTTTATGTCATTAGTCCAGGCCCTGCTGTTTTTTTAGCTTTACATAATGGTATGACTTATGATTTAAAAGTCCTAAGTATTTCTTCTTTTGCTAATATTTGTGCTTTATTTATTTTATCAGCTGTTTCTATTTCTGGATTAGGGGTAATTTTAGCAACTTCTTCGTCTTTATTTATGGGTGTTAAAATTGTTGGTGCTTTATACTTACTGTATTTAGGAGTAAAACAATTTAGAAATGCCAAAAAAAGTAAAATTATAAAAGAAGATAAAAAAGACAAAAAAGAACATTCTTCTTTGCATTATTTTTTGGAAGCCTTTATTTTAGCAATTACTAATCCCAAACCTATAATATTTTTTATTGCTTTGTTTCCTCAGTTTTTAAATTTACAAAGTGAAATTTTGCCTCAGTTTTTTGTCATGACAGGTATTTTTATGTTTTTTTCTTTTATTTCTTTATTTGCTTATGGTTACATGGCTAAAAAAGCAAAACATTTATTCAATAACGAAAGAAAAATGGCATGGTTCCATAGAGTTACTGGGGGCATCTTTATTGCTTTAGGTATAGCCTTACTACAATTAAAATCGGTATAA